A stretch of DNA from Cryptomeria japonica chromosome 4, Sugi_1.0, whole genome shotgun sequence:
TTCTCCTTCATGGCGGTGGTGGTCATAATGGAACCCTCGCTGAAGGCCCTAAGGGTAAGGGTGCATTGTTTACTTCTTGTGAGCTTTTGCCTCTTTCTCTACTTGATCTGGTGGACCACATGGGGTTATTTTTTCATTGCTTATGTGCCTTGGTGTTTATTTGAAGAGTTATTGAGGGTTTGTCTTCTTGGCTCCAACAATTTTCTTTCTTGTAGTATCTTTTGGCTTGACCTCTCTTTGTGACATGGGTTTTCTCTAGTTTGTCTTATTGTGGTGGCCCTTCCTTCTTTGGACGTGGAGATGGATGGTATTAGAGACAACCCCCATGTTTTGTGTTCAACTTTTAATGGTTTTTTAATGTTTTCTTGTCTGTTTGGATGCTAACAGTTTTAAAGGGCCCAATATAGATTGTGGTTATTTTTGTTTAAGGTCTCAGCTAGCTTTTAGCTTCTTGCATTGTTTCTCATAGTTTAAGGGAGCCAAGAATATCCTTGTTGTTTGGCTAAGGGTGTTTGTTAAACCTTCTTCATTTTCTTTAAAGACCTATAGTTTGAGGTTCTAATATTGATGGTGTGGCCAACCTAATTTTTATTGGCTATCTCTTAATTTTTGGCAGGATTTATTTGATTGTCATTGCGCTACTATTTGGCTGGAAATTGTTAGTTCAGTCATGTATGGGCTTTTGATTTTCAACTTTTATACTCTTTGGTAGTGTATTATTGTGGattccagatcctggtaaaataTAGGGGtttgaggtcccttcaaaaccGGTTGTAAGGTGTTTTAGGTCCCCTccaaacctattttttccttaataaaaaaatataatgataaacaatcaatatttacaatgataaattatacataaaatgtacCTCCCTTGCAACCCCCTAtgcaaatttatcaatgaaaatattttattactTAAAGGTTGGGGCAACATATTCCTTAAAAATcccccacttgtcaaacaccttgcaacaaaaataggagggGTATTGACAACATGTTTTAATTGCTAGGGGCCGAGgagcccatagactctgaacaccatctaaacttctttgtaCTGACAACCTTAGAGAATCTAAAATATTCATCAAATTATTTACCTTAACTAGCTTTACCCTACCATCCTCAAGCAcatatcttaaaaaatgatgttgaacatcaatgtgcttggtcttgtACAATGAAATGTTTGGTTCTTGACTAGGTATATTACACtatgactatcacaataaactatcattgcACCTTTTAGTCCAATATATGAATAAAGTCTCTTAAGTTCCAAATGGTTTGTTTACAAGCATGAGTATATACTTATATTATGCTTCGACAATCTATAAAGAAACAACCTATTACTTAATCATATAACTAATTCCACCGTgagataaagtaaacacataagtagTGCAAAATCTTCTACTATCAACATCACCTACTTAttttaaatccacataaccattaatattataaaaatatcatcTCTTATCAAACTATAATGATAACATGAAAGAATACTTAGAAGCACCCTTCAAATATCCAAATAATGTTATAAGTACATCCCAATAAACTCTagtaggattagacatatatctaaaaATAAATCTAACTGGTTAGACAATTTCTAGTGTACAAACTATAGCatatatcaaacttccaactactcTATCGTAAGACACTCAACTTGTGTCTGCCATGTCTAATGTTGATTGAGGAGAATATAAAATAGATAATTTTACTGCAACTATAAAGGGAACACATAATTATATGCAATCTTGTATGTTAAACCTCTGTAAAatttaattcacataattactCTAGCCTAGCTAGAGCTTTTTATTCAATGGTCAAAATTATATgaacaatgattgaaggttaagcTACAACAAATAGAAATTggaaaaaaaggtggtgggaattaattagtttaaatcaatcaattaattaggaattaataaATTGAGATTTAGTTGAATATTTTTTTGGGATATGGCTAgacttttataaataaatataaattcaattaaatcttaaaagtgaaggttatattaattaaataaataataaatatttaattaattaatggataagAAAAGGTTAAATCAAGTGTGATCATGTATACAttgatttaggtgtctacatcaatGCCCTATAATGACATTTCTCAACTCTCCATCCTCCAAGACAAAATTTGATATTTTGGATACTTTAGAGCTCATTCAAATGACCACACTCTCTCTTATGCTTAGAAACAAAATAAAATACTCATTGAATAAATATTATCAACTTAGCATTACATTATGTCATATTCATGGCAACTCAACTAGCTGTAAACCAAATTGTGTGTTTCTATCAGGCTAAGGtaatttttctaattttggtgACCTTAGTTTTCTCTTCTAAATTATTTTTGTATCTTATACTATTAATTTtcttcatgaaaaataaaaaaattcatgctAAAACAATGGTTAGTGTAAGCACTAACCATCAATGACACTTTCATTTCTTATACCATTGATGACAAATCCCCTTCTTCGAACCTCACTTCTTCGAATATGGTTGttgcaagaaaatgatccaatATTATTATTATCTTGGCAAAGGTGGCATTCTTAATTACACTTAAAAAGTTCATATTCATAGATGCACATATACAAGAATATTTCTCAATACTTTCTTATTTCTTATGTGTTGTACTATCAGAAATAAAATGACCTTAAATGTTGTTGCTCGACAAAGGCAAAAACCATTATTTCTGTACAATTGGCATATAATAGTGCTTGTGAACTATTCAATGGAAAAATGCATATGAAAAATCCTCTATATAAAATATCATTGGCAAATATGAAGTAGGACTCCAATGACTTTTCCAAGAAATATCCCCAATGTAAACATAGCAATATTATCTATTCTCCTATTTAAGAACTTCCACCTCTTTATTGACCTTGGCCTTTATAATAAGATTTCTTCCCTGGTTTACACCTTTATCATTATAATGATTGACTATTGAAAAAGTAAGGGGGAGAAATTCTACTCAAATTTGGTACTGATAAAGTCATATGCACTGTTTGAATGGAAAATATTATTTTACATTTTAACTTTtcctttattttcaaatatagtaaTAACTCTTCTTTCAAGAACTATTAAGTGAAGAAGTTTATTGATATGATCCATACCCAACATCACTTCTCTACTCTTTATAATCCAATTGACAAGTTGATAGCTCACtcaaaataaatgaattattttatgtAAACTTGTTGATCATCTCGTTTGATATATCATCTTAAAGTTATTATGCCtctaaagatgaaaatttattCTCTTAAATTCTTTCTTCACCTACTCATTCATGAAACTATGTAAAATGAGTGTCACCACCAAGAATTCAAGATGTCTAATGAGATTGTGTGAATGTTTTTCTACAAATGAGTCTTCCACATGCAACTTGTATGACCTTATAATCAACCTGTTTTCCATTACTCTTTCCATTGtaaaataaaactaatgcaatgCACATTCAAAAGACAGTTTCTAAGGGAAACTTATGTCATATTCACTTCTATCTATGGATAGGAAACAACACTTGAAGGAACCTCCTAATACTTGTCACCTTCAACAATTTTGTGTgtgatcattttttattttctcaatttgaaTTCTTAATATTTCTATTCAAGTTGCATGTATTTATGGTCAATTATGATGTAGTTTTTGTTACCATAGTGCTTGTACATCTCAATGTTATGGGTACCTCTATGCTCCTTCATTTTCCATATATATGCTATGGTGCTCCATTCTTTCCAAAACATGTGTTTAAATGAAACTTTACATGTCAATTCATATGTATGTTTTCTATTTCTTTATGTATGTTATAAACTCTTAATAGTATTAATATTTTGTAATGATATTACCCTTTGTATTTCTTAATTAAGTAGCTATTAAAAATGATATTTCTATTCCTTTACTATGTTTCTTATCTATCTAAGtttctttctattatttacatgTGATTAAGTagaatcaataatttatttttatttcttaaacAATTACAAAAATAGATCAAAGTATCATCGAAAAATCACATGTATTTGTTTTTATATCATAATCATATAAAAAACAcaccatcacataaacacaaactCAAATCAAATCATTCATAAAAATGTCCTTGCAATAATTAATTATCCGTATATGCATACGATATATACTCAATCTCTAACgattatgacaaaatatgaggacAGAATCAATATTCTCTTACGGCTATGACATAATATGAGATCAAAATTTCTAGGTGGTATACGATTTGGAGGCTACAATAAAACGAACCCTTCTCGGTGCCCCTCTGCTTGCCTTAATGCCTCTGTCAAGCTAGCATTCTCCATTGTCAATGCATCCATCCTCTGCGATACTTGTATATCTACTACTCTCATCTCATGATGAAGTGTCTCCAGCTCTCCTCGCACACGATCTTGCTCTTCTTTGAGTGCATCTACCTTACCACATAGATGTTTCACACGATCTTGCTATACTTTGAGGGCATCTATCTTGGCACAAAATTGTTGCACATGATCTTGCTCCACTGTAAGTGCATCTATCTTAGTACATAGTTGTTGCACCTCTGCCTGATGAAGTTTCTCGAGCTCTCCTCGCACACGATCCTGCTCCACTTTAAGTGCATCTATCTTAGCATATAGTTGTTGCACCTCTATCCGCATTTGTCTCTCCCTCTCGGGAGCCTCATCATGTTGGATCTGCAGACTATCCCAATCTGCTTGAGCTTGGTGTCTCTCACTTAGGGCCCAATCTCTCCCAACCTCTGCCCTTGCTACTCTCTCATAAAGTTGATCCCTCGCTACCATAGTAGCATATTTCTGTTTCATACGTTGTCTCAACATAAGATTAAAACTGTCAAATTGGCCCGCTATTTCCATTGGCCTATCCCACTCTCCAAAGTTAGCTGCGACACCGAAACACCAAACAATGTTAGTTCCATATATCTCAAGTCACATCAAACCGTAATTCATTTCTAAATGCATAATCATCTATATCTATAAAAACTCTGTGCGCAGAGAAAACATATTTGATTTATGTTAATCATGCATTTGCTACACTCAAAGTTGATTTGCTACACTCAAAGTTGACTTGACATTTTCTAATCTTAATATATTGCTCAATGTGTTTATCAGATGAATTTACCATCCATTACATTTAGAAGTCTTCAGATATGTGATCTAATCCTTGTCGAGATATTAAAAGCAAAATAAAACATTTCAAGGCAGCCTATAATCTCTGCCAACATTCCGAAACCGAAGAAACCTTCAAGGTTCACCATAACCTAACCAAATATTTATCAAACAGTAAATGACAAATCATCATGCAGTAACTATACGAAAGAGAGACTTACGAATTAGTGAAGGTCTAGGAGTTGTTACAGATGCGTCTGAAGACAATAAGTGAGAACGGGGATATGCTGCGGAATTGGTAGTGGAAGTTGGTCGTGATGAAAATGGCACGGTTACAGCAGCAGAAGTAGTGGTATGTGCATCCGCATCCAGTACAGAAGATTGCTCGGGGATTGCAAAGAAAGGCGTAGGTGGACAAACTGTAGGAGCGCCGAAAAGAGGCGTAGGTGGACAAACCGTAGGAGTGCCGAAGAGAGCCGTAGGCCGGTAAGCTGCACTGCTGCCGAGGAAAGGCGCGGGACCCGGAAAGAAAGAAATAGGCCCATAAGTCGCAGTGCCAGGGAAGGATGGTGCAGGCGTGCAAGCCGCAGTGGTGCCAAATAAATTAGGCCTAGGCACGTAACCCGAGGTGCTGATCAATGGAGTCCCAGGCCCGTAAGCCGCAGCAACGCCGGAGAGAGGGGTAGGTGAATAAGCCGCAGTGACACCGAAGAGAGGTGTTGGTGGCGAAGAAGCCGAAGATCCAAACATGAAAGGAATTGATGAACTCCCGGGTGATAGAGAGTATTCAAATCCTCTGGTCGCCATGGCCAAAGCACGAGTAATGGcgagaaaagattaaaattgaaaactGAAGCCTTTAGACCTTAGGGTTTTGTAAAACGAAAAATATGTTGTTCCTGTACGCCTGTGACTTGATTTGGTTTGTTAAAACATTCTGGACTGGGATTTATATGATATCATAGAACAGCGGTTGGCTTGGCCGACCATATAATGATAGAGgacttattattttttattttaaaaaatatcttAATGATTCCAAGGGGAAACAAATTATCCTCAATTTATGTAATGTAGGGGTGAGTACATATTTGTggtaattcttaattattattattttaattatatttgtgtCATAAAAAATTATAACTTTGATTTCAATTAAAGTTTGGGCAGGAGAGTCTCGGCGAGCAAGGGCGGGAGCGACAGAGACAGGGGTTCCTGAAGGAGATGGAGACAACACATGTGACGAGGAGAAGGTTGGAGCCGCTTCTCCCTACCAACATATGGGCCCTGTTTGGTGTATTTGGCCCAGGGATCTGTGGAGTTCGGGGTTTTTTGGGTGGACTGTTGCCTGTTCCTCCTGTACTCAGTCCGCGCAGGATGTTTGAGAGGTGTGAAAGGTTTTTCCTACATGGCCGTTTGGTGGGTGCTTATTTGTGGGTTGTTGCTTGGACTCAACTTGACTCTGGAGTGCAGCCATTGGCATGGTGTGGATGTTTGTGTTGGTAGCAACACTGGTTAGTGGTCTATGGTTATATGCCCTAGGACAATCCATGGTGATGTGGGTAGCTTTGGGATTCTTATTTTTGTGCCCCTCCTTTTGGGTTGGgtgttttcttcctcttcctcattattgggcatttttattttatttctctaaggGTTTGGATGAGGGTAAGGAGGAAATTCAGGGATCCCAAGTCTTTTCAAGTTTTGCACATGTGCTCGCATGCCTATTTTGAGTTGTTCGTTGCGCTATTTCAAAGAGCTTTGTTATCTTTACATATTTTTGGCTATCCTATTGTGGATCTTCACATGTTTGCCTCATGGATGTTTTCCCTTTCAAATGCTATTTAGTGTCCTCAGTTATTTTCAGTTCTTACTATTGAGGTGGCCATGCCTTCTTTTCAGGTG
This window harbors:
- the LOC131874814 gene encoding uncharacterized protein LOC131874814 is translated as MATRGFEYSLSPGSSSIPFMFGSSASSPPTPLFGVTAAYSPTPLSGVAAAYGPGTPLISTSGYVPRPNLFGTTAACTPAPSFPGTATYGPISFFPGPAPFLGSSAAYRPTALFGTPTVCPPTPLFGAPTVCPPTPFFAIPEQSSVLDADAHTTTSAAVTVPFSSRPTSTTNSAAYPRSHLLSSDASVTTPRPSLIPNFGEWDRPMEIAGQFDSFNLMLRQRMKQKYATMVARDQLYERVARAEVGRDWALSERHQAQADWDSLQIQHDEAPERERQMRIEVQQLYAKIDALKVEQDRVRGELEKLHQAEVDALKEEQDRVRGELETLHHEMRVVDIQVSQRMDALTMENASLTEALRQAEGHREGFVLL